TGAGCCCTGCGTGCTGGGAGGGTGTGCGGGCAGGCGCGGGGTCGGGGCCGGGCCGCGGTGCTGAGCCGCCGGTGCGTGCCTCCCAGGCTGGTGGCCGAGCTGCGGGCCGCTCTGGATGCCTGCGGCGAGCAGCAGAGGCAGCTAGACCAGAGCCTGCGAGTCTGCCGGCGACTGCTGAGGGCCTGGTAGGCGGACCCAGGGTGCCGGGTGGGCCCCTCTCGGTTTCTCAGAGTCCTttcggggtccctgcgctgaccCATTTCCAAGTTGCTGCTGCCAGCATCCGCTTAACCACCACGGTCGCGGAGGGATGGAGGCCCCCGTGGGGACTATTCGACCTCAGCCCTGACCCCTGGCCTTGCCATGTCTGCCTGTGTCTCCTCAGGGAACCAACCAGACCCGCAGCTCCAGAGCCAACCCCAGGGCCAGAACCGAATGAAGAGGACCCATCTCCAGGTAAACCTCTGCCCTCCAGGCCTGGTCTGTCACTGGCTTGCAGGTAGGTGCCAGGAAGTGGCACATCCACCAGGAGAGACTCTGGCATGATGCTTGCCTTTCACAGCATGTGCACCCAGCCTTCAAGACCTCACGGAGCTGGAGCTACTGACCCAGGCGCTGGAGAAGGCTGTACGGGTGCGAAAAGGCATCTCTAAGGTTGGAGAGGGAGACAAGGCCCCCAGCCTGAAACCCCGGACAGTGGCCACCCCTCCTGCCACCACAACCTCAGTCCCACCCCAGGCCCCAGGTCAGGCTGGCAACGGAACATCAGAGACAAGATCCCCCAGGGGCATCCGCCAACCCAAGGTGCCGGCCAGGAGCCTCCCGGAGCACAGGCTTCTGTCCACTAGGGAGAGGACCTCTCTGGGGAGAGGAGCCCGAGCCACCAGGCCCAGCCTTGGGGACCAACAGGTGACCCCATCAGTGACTCCTCTGGTTCCAGAAGCTTTCACACTCAAGGAGAAGGGGTAATGCTTCCCTCACCTGTACTGTAGAACCTGTTCTCTCCACTGGCAC
The sequence above is drawn from the Elephas maximus indicus isolate mEleMax1 chromosome 12, mEleMax1 primary haplotype, whole genome shotgun sequence genome and encodes:
- the TEDC2 gene encoding tubulin epsilon and delta complex protein 2 isoform X11 produces the protein MLPADCSLRLVAELRAALDACGEQQRQLDQSLRVCRRLLRAWEPTRPAAPEPTPGPEPNEEDPSPACAPSLQDLTELELLTQALEKAVRVRKGISKVGEGDKAPSLKPRTVATPPATTTSVPPQAPGQAGNGTSETRSPRGIRQPKVPARSLPEHRLLSTRERTSLGRGARATRPSLGDQQVTPSVTPLVPEAFTLKEKGTLLRLPMAFWKAASQNAHLWAQIDSTQASDSANAAARTRFLLKMQAAVSCQACGSLRTGGRLKELPGKSQHGMTREALGSAAWATVLAPTDCVQEYRCLLLLEGLQATVGQCLHWLQELRKAPRSCKPWQPSGCEWPCWTNSSTWKRS
- the TEDC2 gene encoding tubulin epsilon and delta complex protein 2 isoform X10 — encoded protein: MLPADCSLRLVAELRAALDACGEQQRQLDQSLRVCRRLLRAWEPTRPAAPEPTPGPEPNEEDPSPACAPSLQDLTELELLTQALEKAVRVRKGISKVGEGDKAPSLKPRTVATPPATTTSVPPQAPGQAGNGTSETRSPRGIRQPKVPARSLPEHRLLSTRERTSLGRGARATRPSLGDQQVTPSVTPLVPEAFTLKEKGTLLRLPMAFWKAASQNAHLWAQIDSTQASDSANAAARTRFLLKMQAAVSCQACGSLRTGGRLKELPGKSQHGMTREALGSAAWATVLAPTDCVQEYRCLLLLEGLQATVGQCLHWLQELRKAPRSCKPWQPSGCEWPCWTNSSTWKRYFQREG